A single window of Granulicella mallensis MP5ACTX8 DNA harbors:
- the mfd gene encoding transcription-repair coupling factor — translation MILPFVRELMADMEHSAAFERARRHLAGGTGRRRVSGLTATARALYLPYFVRASQAPALVIVSDNKAAEALHAAVLAACELTGVLAVEEVLRLPAHDVLPFENLSPHPEIQEQRAAALWKLASGAAKLVIAPVEAVCMKLFARDFYAALALTLRTGEEHIPEMLIEHLVSVGYTRVDVVEMPGQVTVRGGILDVYGPEMERPVRIDFFGDEIESMRRFDPDTQRSSSALDEILLLPLTETPVTEKLLTAINARLTRSGTAAGAELEGGETPNELVTHVATRTGEATIFPGWEFYAAVAGAKSSLLDLMGAPSANGPRVFIEEPSMVDNQGERWWNKVEQRHDRAGIGSLVRPEDLYLSPWELQDRVRAYSGCELDQIGIVDVLDADRSDASEIEFATRPTMRFHGSIPALVDQLKSLMENEARVLIAAANQGEVERLAGLLQEYGVPYRIGSRPQQGGSTTVYSESSYLAGDLRTPVIVRAAIANGVQILDLDRATARQLVVIGANDLSDDADVHARPAARRSKTAAFISDFRDLAVGDYVVHVEHGIARYEGLRTLDQPDAPPLELMILNFADDAKLYVPLTRLDLIQKYRSTETGPAPQLNRLGNPAWAKTKARVKKAMQDMAEELLKLYAQRKAAVGTAFSPDTNMQHEFEDAFDFNETDDQLRAIADIKADMESTQPMDRLLCGDVGYGKTEVAMRAAFKAVQDGKQVAVLTPTTVLCFQHFESFKRRFSKFPVVVEMISRFRTAKEKKDVLERTAQGKVDILIGTHAILSQSLQFQDLGLLVVDEEQRFGVRHKERLKQMRAAIDVLSMSATPIPRTLNMSLVGLRDMSVIETPPKDRMAIQTVVAKFDEKLIRTAVEVELERGGQTYFVHNRVETIYELASMIRELVPQARVVVGHGQMPEAELERVMLAFMDGEYDVLCATSIIENGLDISKANTIIINRADRHGLSELYQLRGRVGRSNRRAYAYLLIPPEQQLTEIARRRLAALKEFSDLGAGFKIAALDLELRGAGNMLGGEQSGHIEAIGFEMYTTMLEEAVSRLKGEGREERPQVTVNLGISLRIDDAYIAEENQRLRMYKRIAGSQTQAELAEVRDELQDRYGTPPENVLHLLAAGEIRLTCEQLGIAQIERKRTAIEEPAKKPAPPAKPPARPAYGAWAPSTMARPPLAGRHGQPPQTANLQFSSRAALNRTESNVARAVRETAAVRPANAPLAQAGKIKAMRDMLYVTFSDKLHTAPAQEGKGVNVGALMKLVSRNAKNGAQLTPQGILKWPLTSAQADVVIAETRELLTALDAGA, via the coding sequence ATGATTCTTCCCTTCGTCCGCGAGTTGATGGCGGACATGGAGCACTCCGCAGCTTTTGAGCGTGCGCGTCGCCACTTGGCGGGCGGCACGGGCCGGAGACGTGTGTCCGGACTCACCGCGACCGCACGAGCGCTCTATCTTCCCTACTTCGTCCGTGCGTCCCAGGCTCCGGCGCTGGTGATCGTCTCCGACAACAAGGCCGCCGAGGCCCTGCACGCCGCGGTGCTCGCGGCCTGCGAGCTGACCGGCGTGCTCGCCGTCGAAGAGGTTTTGCGGCTTCCCGCGCATGACGTGCTGCCGTTCGAGAACCTGTCGCCGCATCCCGAAATTCAAGAGCAACGCGCGGCGGCGCTATGGAAGCTCGCCAGCGGGGCCGCCAAGCTGGTGATCGCGCCCGTCGAAGCCGTCTGCATGAAGCTCTTCGCCCGGGACTTCTACGCTGCCCTGGCACTGACCCTGCGCACAGGCGAGGAGCACATCCCCGAGATGTTGATCGAGCACCTGGTCTCGGTCGGCTATACCCGCGTAGATGTCGTCGAGATGCCCGGACAGGTCACCGTCCGCGGAGGCATCCTCGATGTCTATGGGCCGGAGATGGAGCGGCCGGTTCGCATCGACTTCTTCGGCGATGAGATCGAGTCGATGCGCCGCTTCGATCCCGATACGCAGCGGTCAAGCTCCGCGCTCGATGAGATTCTGCTGCTCCCGCTCACCGAAACACCGGTTACTGAAAAGCTTCTGACCGCCATCAACGCGCGGCTCACCCGCAGCGGAACGGCTGCTGGCGCTGAGCTCGAAGGCGGCGAGACGCCGAACGAGCTGGTCACCCACGTGGCCACCCGCACCGGCGAGGCCACCATCTTTCCCGGCTGGGAGTTCTATGCAGCCGTTGCCGGCGCTAAATCCTCTCTGCTCGATTTGATGGGAGCGCCCTCCGCCAACGGCCCGCGCGTCTTCATCGAAGAGCCCTCGATGGTGGACAACCAGGGCGAGCGCTGGTGGAATAAGGTCGAACAGCGGCATGACCGCGCGGGCATCGGCTCGCTGGTACGACCGGAAGATCTGTATCTCTCGCCGTGGGAGCTGCAGGACCGTGTTCGCGCGTACTCCGGCTGTGAGCTCGACCAGATCGGCATCGTCGATGTGCTCGATGCGGACCGCAGCGATGCCAGCGAGATCGAGTTCGCGACGCGGCCGACCATGCGCTTCCACGGCTCGATTCCCGCGTTGGTCGACCAATTGAAGTCGCTGATGGAGAACGAGGCCCGCGTGCTGATCGCCGCCGCGAACCAGGGCGAAGTCGAGCGGCTTGCGGGATTGCTGCAGGAGTACGGTGTGCCCTACCGCATCGGGTCGCGGCCCCAGCAGGGCGGCTCCACGACGGTGTACTCGGAATCGAGCTACCTGGCCGGAGACCTGCGCACGCCGGTGATCGTGCGCGCAGCTATCGCCAATGGCGTGCAGATTCTCGATCTCGACCGCGCGACGGCGCGGCAGCTCGTGGTCATCGGGGCCAACGATCTCTCCGACGATGCCGACGTCCATGCGCGGCCCGCGGCCCGCAGGTCGAAGACGGCGGCGTTTATCTCGGACTTCCGCGACCTGGCGGTGGGTGATTATGTCGTGCACGTGGAGCACGGCATTGCGCGGTACGAGGGTCTGCGTACGCTCGACCAGCCCGACGCGCCGCCGCTGGAGCTGATGATTCTCAACTTCGCGGATGACGCGAAGCTGTATGTTCCGCTCACGCGGCTCGACCTGATCCAGAAGTATCGCTCGACCGAGACCGGCCCCGCGCCGCAGTTGAACCGGCTCGGCAATCCGGCGTGGGCCAAGACCAAAGCGCGGGTCAAGAAGGCCATGCAGGACATGGCCGAAGAGCTGCTGAAGCTCTACGCGCAGCGCAAGGCCGCGGTGGGCACGGCGTTTTCGCCCGACACCAACATGCAGCACGAGTTCGAAGACGCCTTCGACTTCAACGAGACCGACGACCAGTTGCGGGCCATCGCCGACATCAAGGCCGATATGGAATCGACGCAGCCGATGGATCGCCTGCTCTGCGGCGACGTCGGTTACGGCAAGACCGAGGTCGCCATGCGCGCGGCGTTCAAGGCCGTGCAGGACGGCAAGCAGGTCGCCGTGCTCACGCCGACGACGGTGCTCTGTTTCCAGCACTTCGAGAGCTTCAAACGGCGGTTCAGCAAGTTCCCAGTCGTCGTCGAGATGATCTCGCGCTTCCGCACCGCGAAAGAGAAGAAGGATGTCCTCGAACGCACCGCGCAGGGCAAGGTCGATATCCTGATCGGCACCCACGCGATCCTCTCCCAGAGCCTGCAATTCCAGGACCTCGGCCTGCTGGTCGTCGACGAGGAACAGCGCTTCGGCGTGCGCCATAAAGAGCGTTTGAAGCAGATGCGCGCCGCCATCGATGTGCTGTCGATGTCGGCAACGCCGATCCCGCGCACTTTGAATATGTCGCTGGTCGGGCTGCGCGATATGAGCGTGATCGAGACGCCGCCCAAGGACCGCATGGCCATCCAGACGGTCGTGGCGAAGTTCGACGAAAAGCTGATCCGTACTGCGGTCGAGGTGGAGCTGGAGCGAGGCGGGCAGACGTACTTTGTGCATAACCGCGTGGAGACGATCTACGAGCTGGCTTCGATGATTCGCGAGCTGGTGCCGCAGGCCCGCGTCGTTGTGGGCCACGGACAGATGCCCGAGGCCGAACTGGAACGCGTGATGCTCGCGTTCATGGACGGCGAGTACGACGTGCTCTGCGCGACAAGCATCATCGAAAACGGCTTGGACATCTCGAAGGCGAACACCATCATCATCAACCGCGCGGACCGGCACGGTTTGAGCGAGCTTTACCAATTGCGTGGACGCGTTGGGCGCTCCAACCGCCGCGCGTATGCGTACCTGTTGATTCCGCCGGAGCAGCAGCTTACGGAGATCGCACGGCGCAGGCTGGCGGCGCTCAAGGAGTTCTCGGACCTCGGCGCGGGCTTCAAGATTGCGGCGCTGGATCTGGAGCTGCGCGGCGCGGGCAACATGCTCGGCGGCGAGCAGAGCGGGCACATCGAGGCCATCGGCTTCGAGATGTACACGACGATGCTTGAAGAGGCCGTAAGCCGGCTGAAGGGCGAGGGACGCGAGGAGCGGCCGCAAGTGACGGTGAACCTCGGCATCTCGCTGCGCATCGACGACGCGTATATCGCGGAAGAGAATCAGCGGCTGCGCATGTACAAGCGCATCGCCGGATCGCAGACCCAGGCGGAGCTGGCCGAGGTTCGCGACGAGCTGCAGGACCGCTATGGAACGCCGCCGGAGAATGTGCTGCACCTGCTCGCCGCGGGCGAGATCCGCCTGACCTGCGAGCAGCTCGGCATTGCGCAGATCGAACGCAAGCGCACGGCGATCGAAGAGCCTGCGAAGAAGCCCGCGCCACCGGCAAAGCCGCCGGCTCGTCCTGCTTATGGAGCGTGGGCTCCGTCTACGATGGCACGGCCACCATTGGCGGGACGTCATGGACAGCCGCCACAGACAGCCAATCTGCAGTTCTCCAGCCGGGCAGCGCTGAATCGCACGGAGTCCAACGTCGCGCGTGCGGTTCGCGAGACGGCGGCGGTGCGACCGGCGAATGCGCCGCTGGCGCAGGCCGGAAAGATCAAGGCCATGCGCGATATGCTGTATGTCACCTTCAGCGACAAGCTGCACACGGCTCCGGCGCAGGAGGGGAAAGGCGTCAACGTGGGGGCGTTGATGAAGCTCGTCTCGCGGAATGCGAAAAATGGGGCGCAGCTTACGCCGCAGGGGATTTTGAAGTGGCCGCTGACGAGTGCGCAGGCGGATGTGGTGATTGCGGAGACGCGAGAGTTGTTGACGGCGCTGGACGCAGGGGCGTAG
- the gatB gene encoding Asp-tRNA(Asn)/Glu-tRNA(Gln) amidotransferase subunit GatB, whose product MPAATGLSPEILAKYQPVIGLEVHVQLLTQSKAFCGCRNEYGGEPNTHTCPTCLGLPGALPVLNKQAVEFAVLAAKAIGCEIRETSIFSRKNYFYPDSPKGYQISQFDKPIAENGVIVVPDAQGNPKRIGVTRLHMEEDAGKSLHDGFADSVSRTYIDLNRCGTPLVEIVSEPDLRTADEVFEYLTKLKEILLYTAVSDCNMEEGSLRCDANVSVMLKSDWEARGAAAYGTKAEVKNVNSFRYIRSAVEYEIERQIGVIEEGGRVVQESRLWNSAEGRTFSMRSKEQAHDYRYFPEPDLPPLVVGPEWQKQILSAMPELPEARRARLSAEYGLSAQDAATLTTTRSLGDRFEVAAKTAKSPKRVASILLSEITMRLRAAEIEFEQSPVTLDGVVLAADLAEAGEISSKQLKQLLDACFAEGKDFAYIYDRDKPQQISDTSAIEAMIDEVIAANPAQVAQFKGGKRTVAAFFVGQVMRLSKGQANPAVLNELVVKKLDA is encoded by the coding sequence ATGCCCGCAGCTACAGGTCTTTCTCCCGAAATCCTCGCCAAGTATCAGCCCGTCATCGGACTCGAGGTCCACGTCCAGCTGCTGACGCAGTCCAAAGCCTTCTGCGGCTGCCGCAACGAGTACGGCGGCGAGCCCAATACGCACACCTGCCCCACCTGCCTCGGTCTGCCCGGCGCCTTGCCTGTGCTCAACAAGCAGGCCGTGGAGTTTGCGGTGCTCGCGGCGAAGGCCATCGGGTGCGAGATTCGCGAGACCAGCATCTTCTCGCGCAAGAACTACTTCTACCCGGACTCGCCCAAGGGCTACCAGATCTCGCAGTTCGACAAGCCCATCGCGGAGAACGGCGTCATCGTCGTGCCGGACGCGCAGGGCAATCCCAAGCGCATCGGCGTCACCCGCCTGCACATGGAAGAGGACGCGGGCAAGAGCCTGCACGACGGCTTCGCCGACTCCGTCTCGCGCACCTACATCGACCTCAACCGCTGCGGCACGCCGCTGGTCGAGATCGTCAGCGAGCCCGACCTGCGCACCGCCGACGAGGTCTTCGAGTACCTGACCAAGCTCAAGGAGATCCTGCTCTACACCGCCGTCTCCGACTGCAACATGGAAGAGGGTTCGCTGCGCTGCGACGCCAACGTGAGCGTGATGCTCAAGTCTGACTGGGAGGCGCGCGGAGCCGCGGCCTACGGGACCAAGGCCGAGGTCAAGAACGTCAACTCGTTCCGCTACATTCGCTCGGCGGTGGAGTACGAGATCGAGCGCCAGATCGGTGTGATCGAAGAGGGTGGCCGCGTAGTGCAGGAGTCGCGCCTCTGGAACAGCGCCGAGGGCCGCACCTTCTCGATGCGTTCCAAGGAACAGGCCCATGACTATCGCTACTTCCCCGAGCCGGACCTTCCGCCGCTGGTCGTCGGACCGGAGTGGCAGAAGCAGATTCTCTCCGCGATGCCCGAGCTGCCCGAAGCCCGCCGCGCCCGCCTGTCCGCGGAGTATGGCCTCTCCGCGCAGGACGCCGCGACGCTGACGACGACGCGCTCGCTAGGCGACCGCTTTGAGGTAGCTGCGAAGACGGCGAAGTCTCCGAAGCGTGTGGCGTCGATCCTGCTCAGTGAGATCACGATGCGCCTGCGCGCCGCCGAGATCGAGTTCGAGCAATCTCCCGTCACGCTCGACGGCGTCGTGCTTGCCGCCGACCTTGCCGAAGCCGGAGAGATCTCGTCCAAGCAGCTCAAGCAGCTGCTCGACGCGTGCTTCGCCGAGGGCAAGGACTTCGCCTACATCTACGACCGCGACAAGCCCCAGCAGATCTCGGACACCTCGGCCATCGAGGCGATGATCGACGAGGTAATCGCCGCGAACCCCGCACAGGTAGCCCAGTTCAAGGGCGGCAAGCGCACGGTTGCCGCGTTCTTCGTCGGCCAGGTGATGCGCCTGTCGAAGGGCCAGGCAAACCCGGCAGTTCTGAATGAGCTTGTGGTGAAAAAACTGGATGCGTAA
- a CDS encoding DUF6496 domain-containing protein: MATTKKAAKKTSTKKAASKKAPAKKTSAKKSTRKYSPSAGKQVETEMHEMKRGKLKSGRSGKKVTSRKQAIAIGLSEARKKGAKVPPPKKG, from the coding sequence ATGGCAACCACGAAGAAAGCAGCAAAGAAGACCTCAACGAAGAAGGCAGCCAGCAAGAAAGCTCCAGCGAAGAAGACTTCGGCAAAGAAGTCCACCCGCAAGTACAGCCCATCCGCCGGCAAGCAGGTCGAGACCGAGATGCACGAGATGAAGCGCGGCAAGCTGAAGAGCGGCCGCAGCGGCAAGAAGGTCACCAGCCGCAAGCAGGCCATTGCCATCGGTCTTTCCGAAGCGCGCAAGAAAGGCGCCAAGGTGCCACCTCCCAAGAAGGGGTGA